A region from the Acyrthosiphon pisum isolate AL4f chromosome A1, pea_aphid_22Mar2018_4r6ur, whole genome shotgun sequence genome encodes:
- the LOC100163907 gene encoding uncharacterized protein LOC100163907 isoform X1: MAVKGLMLLVVAFAFCNCVVKGSNDCTLPWLVDNNPFISKVESFSINRCPTPIIGDPTKEYCCYNTDGKVECCNFQEFMLFGLICLIPILIVLLILSSILSCICCLLCPCCAIYKRRQSGRVLVQPLSTNCVIIEGMPSIIYSDGSYYASASTGSTPLIPNEYPKQY; encoded by the exons ATGGCTGTCAAAGGATTAATGCTGTTGGTGGTGGCTTTTGCGTTCTGCAACTGCGTGGTTAAAG gaTCAAACGATTGTACTTTGCCATGGTTAGTAGATAACAATCCATTCATCTCTAAGGTTGAATCTTTCTCTATAAACAGATGTCCTACGCCTATTATTGGGGATCCAACTAAAGAATATTGCTGTTATAATACTGACGGAAAGGTTGAATGTTGCAATTTTCAAGAATTTATGCTCTTTGG aTTGATTTGCCTTATTCCGATTCTTATTGTTTTGCTGATTCTTTCATCCATTCTCAGTTGCATCTGTTGTTTATTGTGCCCATGTTGCGCTATTTACAAACGTAGGCAATCTGGCA GGGTACTTGTTCAACCGCTTTCAACCAATTGTGTCATTATAGAGGGTATGCcatctataatatacagtgaTGGATCCTATTATGCttcag cttcAACAGGTTCTACACCTTTAATACCTAATGAGTACCCTAAACAAtactaa
- the LOC100163907 gene encoding uncharacterized protein LOC100163907 precursor, with protein sequence MAVKGLMLLVVAFAFCNCVVKGSNDCTLPWLVDNNPFISKVESFSINRCPTPIIGDPTKEYCCYNTDGKVECCNFQEFMLFGLICLIPILIVLLILSSILSCICCLLCPCCAIYKRRQSGSCV encoded by the exons ATGGCTGTCAAAGGATTAATGCTGTTGGTGGTGGCTTTTGCGTTCTGCAACTGCGTGGTTAAAG gaTCAAACGATTGTACTTTGCCATGGTTAGTAGATAACAATCCATTCATCTCTAAGGTTGAATCTTTCTCTATAAACAGATGTCCTACGCCTATTATTGGGGATCCAACTAAAGAATATTGCTGTTATAATACTGACGGAAAGGTTGAATGTTGCAATTTTCAAGAATTTATGCTCTTTGG aTTGATTTGCCTTATTCCGATTCTTATTGTTTTGCTGATTCTTTCATCCATTCTCAGTTGCATCTGTTGTTTATTGTGCCCATGTTGCGCTATTTACAAACGTAGGCAATCTGGCA gttgtgtttaa
- the LOC100570262 gene encoding uncharacterized protein LOC100570262: MSLFRRKIKLVIVSIFIIIETLNSYADSNGAIENCNNTHSDCLKCDTDGLCKKCRKVLIVTTGQCAESCPLGYEYSWSTNYHQMGRVCSLTDKTIFGNIKLSGQIAAITVGVIIGFLIVSTILLVVGMVVKFKKCSNIRSKSRMSPSLGPLTSGSHRSQESDDSDRLEFFKQLEKLRPDAPVFLSMLNETRKQVRELRGPSRQHSAIQAYRPVLKDLSKILILLNKEDCFLNPPSDWEILLAWGDRVLRRYKKQHPIMITQTSSNEHFSDRPIQLTTFTNSKKHRPLSASSSSPSRIKQLAISVFDDNYNDHNRHPDENDEVIMLREKTVSTFGRSTSPASLSLLEANASKSMLVAEWNAEMPPYNCYSTATDEDDFFTLGFRPQDEITTEL; encoded by the exons ATGAGTTTGTTTCGAAGAAAAATCAAATTGGTAATCGTTTCGATTTTCATTATTATCGAGACGCTAAATTCATATGCAG ATAGTAATGGTGCAATAGAAAACTGTAACAACACACATTCAGACTGTTTAAAATGTGATACTGACGGACTCTGCAAAAAATGTAGGAAAGTATTGATTGTGACTACAGGTCAGTGTGCTGAAAGTTGTCCATTGGGGTATGAATACTCATGGTCAACAAATTATCATCAAATGGGCCGTGTGTGCTCATTAACTG ataagactatatttggaaatataaaattgtctggTCAAATTGCTGCAATAACTGTTGGTGTTATCATAGGATTTCTAATAGTCTCAACTATTTTATTGGTTGTAGGAATGGtagtcaaatttaaaaaatgttcaaatattagGTCTAAATCTCGCATGTCACCTAGCTTGGGACCCTTAACCAGCGGTTCTCATCGAAGTCAAG AAAGTGACGACAGTGACAGATTGGAGTTTTTCAAACAGTTGGAAAAGTTACGACCTGATGCACCGGTTTTCTTATCAATGTTAAATGAAACAAGAAAACAAGTCCGGGAACTTCGGGGACCTAGCCGCCAACATTCTGCAATTCAAGCATATCG accagttttaaaagatttatccaaaattttaatactattaaacaAAGAAGATTGTTTTTTAAATCCTCCTTCTGACTGGGAAATTTTATTGGCTTGGGGTGATAGAGTCTTGCGAAGATACAAAAAGCAACACCCTATAatg ATTACTCAAACAAGTTCAAATGAGCATTTTAGTGATAGACCGATTCAGTTGACTACTTTTACAAATAGTAAAAAACATAGACCATTATCAGCATCTTCATCATCACCATCTCGCATTAAACAACTGGCAATTTCAGTGtttgatgataattataatgatcACAACAG acatCCAGATGAGAATGATGAGGTGATTATGCTACGAGAAAAGACTGTATCAACTTTTGGTCGATCCACTAGTCCTGCTTCTCTTTCATTATTAGAAGCAAATGCATCTAAAAGTATGTTAGTAGCTGAATGGAATGCTGAAATGCCGCCCTATAATTGTTACTCAACTGCTACTGATGAAGATGATTTTTTCACTCTTGGCTTCAGACCACAAGATGAAATAACAACAGAACTTTAG